Proteins encoded together in one Mus caroli chromosome 4, CAROLI_EIJ_v1.1, whole genome shotgun sequence window:
- the Tmem222 gene encoding transmembrane protein 222 encodes MAEAEGSSPLLLQPPPPPPRMAEVETPTGAETDMKQYHGSGGVVMDVERSRFPYCVVWTPIPVLTWFFPIIGHMGICTSTGVIRDFAGPYFVSEDNMAFGKPAKFWKLDPGQVYASGPNAWDTAVHDASEEYKHRMHNLCCDNCHSHVALALNLMHYNNSTNWNMVTLCCFCLIYGKYVSVGAFVKTWLPFVLLLGIILTVSLVFNLR; translated from the exons ATGGCGGAAGCGGAAGGGAGTTCTCCGCTTCTGTTACAGCCGCCGCCGCCCCCTCCTCGGATGGCGGAAGTAGAAACGCCGACGGGGGCCGAGACGGACATGAAGCAGTACCACGGGTCCGGTGGCGTCGTCATGGACGTGGAGCGGAGCCGCTTCCCCTACTGCGTGGTGTGGACACCCATCCCGGTGCTCAC GTGGTTTTTCCCTATCATTGGCCACATGGGCATCTGCACATCTACAGGGGTCATTCGGGACTTCGCTGGCCCCTACTTTGTTTCG GAAGACAACATGGCCTTCGGAAAGCCTGCCAA GTTCTGGAAATTGGACCCGGGACAGGTGTATGCGAGTGGGCCCAACGCCTGGGACACGGCTGTGCACGATGCCTCTGAAGAGTATAAGCACCGCATG CACAATCTCTGCTGTGACAACTGCCACTCCCACGTGGCTTTAGCCCTGAACCTGATGCATTACAACAACAGCACCAACTGGAACATGGTGAcgctctgctgcttctgcctcattTATGGGAAGTATGTCAG TGTTGGAGCCTTTGTGAAGACCTGGCTGCCCTTTGTCCTTCTCCTCGGCATTATCCTGACCGTCAGTCTCGTCTTCAATCTGCGGTGA